In [Leptolyngbya] sp. PCC 7376, a genomic segment contains:
- a CDS encoding DUF4079 domain-containing protein: MGEIIRPYLEPIADWFGSLPIPGVVTHWGHPFMMGIVIVMIGGFAAIKGWKVRTSPEVDVKQDSAYWHKKAALWLTTFISLGWTGGVLSLVMQGQPIFESPHFWTGTIAIGLLMANGALSLTKFLGKAELRTVHAYLGSAAIALLVAHAALGVNLGLSF, from the coding sequence ATGGGAGAAATTATTCGCCCCTATTTGGAGCCGATCGCTGATTGGTTTGGTTCTTTACCGATTCCCGGGGTCGTTACGCACTGGGGTCACCCATTCATGATGGGGATTGTCATAGTTATGATTGGTGGGTTTGCAGCTATTAAAGGCTGGAAAGTTCGCACATCTCCTGAGGTAGACGTCAAGCAAGACAGTGCATATTGGCACAAAAAAGCAGCGTTATGGCTGACAACTTTTATCAGTCTTGGCTGGACTGGTGGTGTGCTTTCACTTGTCATGCAGGGTCAGCCGATATTTGAAAGTCCTCATTTCTGGACTGGCACGATCGCCATCGGTTTACTCATGGCAAATGGTGCTTTATCTCTTACCAAGTTTCTCGGGAAGGCTGAGCTCAGAACGGTTCATGCTTATCTCGGTTCTGCGGCGATCGCCCTGCTAGTTGCCCATGCAGCCCTAGGCGTCAACCTTGGTCTTTCTTTCTAA
- a CDS encoding CAAD domain-containing protein translates to MEQQPGTQAEIGTSPYLNTEAPGSMATPNADQPWQEWVQPVTDFLSDLPDELGKFFSDYKQPLVSVGLIIAAFISVKLTFALLGAINEIPLLAPVFELVGISYTAWFVYRYMLKASNRDELVGEFDSLKSQILGKKDA, encoded by the coding sequence ATGGAACAACAGCCTGGCACCCAAGCAGAAATTGGAACTTCTCCATATCTCAATACCGAAGCACCCGGTTCTATGGCAACCCCCAACGCTGATCAGCCTTGGCAAGAATGGGTTCAGCCTGTCACGGATTTCTTGTCCGACTTACCTGATGAGCTGGGTAAATTTTTCTCCGACTATAAGCAACCTTTAGTTTCAGTCGGTCTAATTATTGCAGCTTTTATTTCCGTTAAACTTACGTTTGCGCTTCTTGGCGCTATCAACGAAATCCCTCTTCTCGCTCCCGTGTTTGAGCTAGTTGGTATTTCTTATACAGCTTGGTTCGTTTACCGCTATATGCTCAAAGCTTCCAACCGGGATGAGCTTGTCGGTGAATTCGATTCACTCAAGTCTCAAATCTTAGGCAAAAAAGACGCTTAA